The Methylocella silvestris BL2 DNA segment TCGCCGACGAGGCTATTGCCGACGCCGGGCGCAATCTCGCACAGCAGAGTGAGCGCTTTTTCGTGGGCCCGAGGCGCCACCATCTCGATCATCTTCTCGAGGTGGTCGCTCAACGAAAAGCCGGTTCGTTCGAGGTCGAGCTGAGAGGCCTCAACCTTGGAGAGGTCGAGGATGTCATTGATGAGATTCAGCAGATTGTCGCCGGAACGGCGGAAGATCTGCACGTATTTGTCTTGCTCTGGAGACAGCGGGGTCTTTGCGAGCAGGTCCGCGATGCCCATGATCGCATTCATGGGCGTGCGGATCTCATGGCTCATGCTGGCGAGAAACTCCGATTTGGTTCGGCTCGCGCTTTCTGCATCGGCCTTGGCCCGTTGCAGCTCCACTTCCACCCGTTTGCGTTCCGTGACGTCGCGCGCCGCGGCGAAGACCCCCTGCAGCGTGCGGCTCCGGTCGTAAAAGGTGGTGGCGTTATAGGACACCACTGTCTGCTTGCCATCGCGGGCGCGCGCCGTGAGCTCATAGTCGGTCACCGACTTTTCACTCAGCACACGTTTGATTCCCGCTTCCGCCCGCTCCGGGTCGGTGAAGCAGTCTTTGAACGGCGCCCCGATCAACTCGTCCCGGGTGCAGCCGGTGAGGGCCTCCGTCTGCTTGTTGACGTCGGTGATGATGCCGGCCGGGTCGACGGTCATCAGGGCGTCGATGTTCGATTCGATCAAGGAGCGTGTATAGAATTGCTGATCGCGCAGGCGCTGATCGGACTTCTTTTGCTCTTCTTCGACCAATTTGCGCGCGGTGTTGTCCGTGCCGATCAACAGATATCCGATGATGGCGCCCTGCGCGTCTCGCAGCGCCGTGACCGATACAACCGCAGGGAAGCGCGTGCCATCCTTGCGGATGTAGGTCAGCTCGTAAATGTCTTCGATTCCGCGCGAGGCCTTGAACACCAGGGCCTCAAACCCTGGTTCGATCGCGGTCGCGAGCTCGACGCTCAACGCCAGAGCGCGCGAGATGAGCTCCTGCGGATCAGAGATGTCGGCTGGGGTAATTCTGTTCATCACTTCGGACGCCGTGTAGCCGAGCATGCGTTCGGCGCCGACATTGAAGATCTGGATCACGCCGCTGGCGTCGGTGGCGATGCTGGAAAAGTTGGCGCTGTTGAAGATCGCGCTCTGCAACGCGCCTGCCTTGAGCAGCGCCTCCTCGGCTTCCTTCCGCGCGGTATTGTCGGTGCCGATCAGGAGGTATCCGATGACGGCGCCCAGCGCGTCGCGCAGCGCCGTGACGGAGACGACCGCAGGAAAGCGGCTCCCATCCTTGCGGATATAAGTCAGCTCATAAATGTCCTCGATCCCGCGCGAGGCCTTGAACACCAAGGCTTCGAAGCCCGGCGTGATGGGGGTCGCAAGCTCCGCGCTCAAGGCTTGAGCGCGCGCGATCAACTCCTGCGGATCGGAGATGTCGGCCGGGGTGATCGTGTTCATCACTTCGGCCGCCGTGTAGCCGAGCATCCGCTCGGCGCCGACGTTAAAGATCTGGATCACGCCGTTGGCGTCCGTGGCTATGCTGGAAAAATTCGCGCTGTTGAAGATCGCGCTCTGCAGGGCGCCCGTCTTAACGATCGACTCCTCCGTCTGGCGATGCGCCGCCTTATCGTGGGAGGGCAGTTTCTTCGTGACTTATCCGCCGGTAAGGGTGCGATCCAGGCTTTTAATATTTGAAATCCGCGCGACCTTACACTTTTTATTCGGAAACAACGAGGCGATATCAGTGCAAAAGCTCGCCGATCGAATGTTCAAGCTGAGCGGGAGAATAGGGTTTCTGAAGGAATTGGCCGCCGCCAACGAATAATTCTGTCATATCGGCCGACAGACAACTGCCAGACGTGTAGAGCACGCGCAATGCAGGATGAAGCTTGATGGCCTGGTTGGCGACGTCGTATCCGCCGAAAATCGATGCAGCGAGCCGAATATCGACAAAGAGGGCGTCGATTTGCCGAGAGCCGGAAAGGTGCAGAAGCGCGCTGTCGAGGTCCATCGCTAACAGGATCGTGTGGCCCATATCCTCGATCGTCCACTCCGCGCTCTGGCGAATAAACATCTCATCCTCGACGATGAGAATAATTGCCATCAGAGATTCAGCGGCTGAGAATTCGGCACTTCAAACAACCTTTGCGCCGTTTTTCGGATTCCCGACGCTTAACTCAATCCCCATAAGGGGGGAAGGTTCCCCCTGGAAGTGAGATCTTTTCGCAAACGCGCCGATGGCGAGTGCGTCACTCTGCACGCCAAAGTAGAACGTCCCGGCTCCGGCAACGAGATGGTCGGTTTGCCTTTTATCCTAGGTGCGAGGCGGCCGCAGCCCATCCATCAGAATGTCGATCAGACGCCTTGCGCTGGCCTCCCAGCCCGGAGCGGCATTGCCATAGGTAAAGCCCACGAGCGCGCGCAGAAGGTCGTTCGGATCGACGTCAGCGCGTATGTCGCCGCTCGCGCCCGCCCGCTCCACCAGCAATGACATCGCCGCTGTGATCCGCGCGCCCGAGGACGCGTAAAGCTCCGATGCCCCGCCGACAATCGACCCCAGCGCCGGCGCGATCACCTTTTTGGTGGCGATATAGTCGACGAACAGCCGCATCCATTCGCGGAGCGCCTCGCCAGGAGACAGCGACTGAAGGAGGCTCGCCGCCGAGTCGGCCAATTGCTGCACTTCGCGGCGGTAGACCGCCTCAACAATCGCGTCGCGGTTTGGAAAGTGCCGGTACAGCGTGCCGATCCCGACGCCGGCGCGGCGCGCAATCTCGTCGAGGCCGACGTCCACGCCCACATCGGCAAAGGCGGCCTTCGCCATTTCGACCAGCCGCTCGTGGTTCCGCTTTGCGTCCGCGCGCGGTTTCCGCGGGGACCCCGCGGCTGGCGCCCGCTTCTCTTTGGATATCCGAGGGCCCGGCCCCTTGGGGTCGACGCTCACAATGTCGCGCTCTTGATAAACGGAGGAACCCTCCGCATATAAGCCGGAGGCGCCCTCCGTTTACAGGTTCTGCGGGATTTTGGCAATGTTCAAGCCCAGCCTCGAAGCGGACGGAGCTGAATTGACCCCAAACATCGGAAAAAATCATGGCCAAGATATTTGGAGCGACATCCACCACAGACGAGGTGCTTGAAGGCGTAGACCTGAGCGGCAAGCGCATTCTGGTAACGGGCGTTTCCGCCGGGCTCGGCGTCGAGACCGCCCGCACATTGGC contains these protein-coding regions:
- a CDS encoding TetR/AcrR family transcriptional regulator, with the protein product MSVDPKGPGPRISKEKRAPAAGSPRKPRADAKRNHERLVEMAKAAFADVGVDVGLDEIARRAGVGIGTLYRHFPNRDAIVEAVYRREVQQLADSAASLLQSLSPGEALREWMRLFVDYIATKKVIAPALGSIVGGASELYASSGARITAAMSLLVERAGASGDIRADVDPNDLLRALVGFTYGNAAPGWEASARRLIDILMDGLRPPRT
- a CDS encoding PAS domain S-box protein, with amino-acid sequence MPSHDKAAHRQTEESIVKTGALQSAIFNSANFSSIATDANGVIQIFNVGAERMLGYTAAEVMNTITPADISDPQELIARAQALSAELATPITPGFEALVFKASRGIEDIYELTYIRKDGSRFPAVVSVTALRDALGAVIGYLLIGTDNTARKEAEEALLKAGALQSAIFNSANFSSIATDASGVIQIFNVGAERMLGYTASEVMNRITPADISDPQELISRALALSVELATAIEPGFEALVFKASRGIEDIYELTYIRKDGTRFPAVVSVTALRDAQGAIIGYLLIGTDNTARKLVEEEQKKSDQRLRDQQFYTRSLIESNIDALMTVDPAGIITDVNKQTEALTGCTRDELIGAPFKDCFTDPERAEAGIKRVLSEKSVTDYELTARARDGKQTVVSYNATTFYDRSRTLQGVFAAARDVTERKRVEVELQRAKADAESASRTKSEFLASMSHEIRTPMNAIMGIADLLAKTPLSPEQDKYVQIFRRSGDNLLNLINDILDLSKVEASQLDLERTGFSLSDHLEKMIEMVAPRAHEKALTLLCEIAPGVGNSLVGDPTRLRQVLLNLLGNAIKFTPSGEISLKVELDGDCSVPTALRFTVSDTGIGIPRAKLGRVFERFTQADSSTTRRFGGSGLGLTISKRLVELMGGRIWVESEVGKGSVFGFAVPFEVWRDANRPAAAPVGAGAEAPLRPLRILLAEDSPDNCTIALAYL
- a CDS encoding response regulator, with product MAIILIVEDEMFIRQSAEWTIEDMGHTILLAMDLDSALLHLSGSRQIDALFVDIRLAASIFGGYDVANQAIKLHPALRVLYTSGSCLSADMTELFVGGGQFLQKPYSPAQLEHSIGELLH